A genome region from Populus alba chromosome 5, ASM523922v2, whole genome shotgun sequence includes the following:
- the LOC118061688 gene encoding F-box protein SKIP17, whose translation MDTLLHTPTSMAKRPCPFPSFPSSPPPNPNKLPNMNNQVGNLLQTFLNLADSHSLSIDQSFEHLLDSSPCDADQTLLIDRALKLGSLLLEAGNRSARKRSSVHNSHTWALPPDLTIKLFSMLDAQSLCYAAATCSMFYKCAMDPLCYANIDLTTVVPKVNNAVVSTMIQRAGKALRSLKLGIVPGPTLPHGSCQPLVYGIRNAVEVSNFSWNDKKTRQGKESSTLTRYCLTPLSGDNGAAGAVLRGLHLYNIERIDNTSLCGALSACPSLLDLEIIGLHVDLRQTLVSVSMNCPLIERLFFESSKTGRDDSLKSSTCVDLVNNCPNLTSLALRGFKLYDYKLRILVKGFCKLKYVDFSTSYSITGSFLRNLGGDMGGSLLEVLIFRDCMHLKELEVARLFASVLAGDFRFLRYLDISNREGLAAAGDSYGRCYSLSIIPTKQVLEERPDICLLAEFPSEGSFVDLGQMTDSDLTSEVSLSSQLSSRASDGLSFMCTSEINYSSDQTSGNEEG comes from the exons ATGGATACCCTCCTCCACACCCCGACATCCATGGCCAAACGCCCCTGTCCTTTCCCTTCCTTTCCCTCTTCTCCTCCTCCAAACCCAAACAAACTCCCTAACATGAACAATCAAGTCGGCAACCTTCTCCAAACATTTCTGAACCTAGCTGACTCTCATTCTCTCTCCATCGACCAATCCTTTGAGCATCTCCTCGACTCCTCCCCTTGCGACGCTGATCAGACTCTCCTCATCGATCGCGCCCTTAAACTAGGATCTCTTCTTCTCGAAGCCGGCAACCGCTCTGCTAGGAAACGCTCTTCCGTTCATAATTCACACACCTGGGCTCTCCCTCCTGATCTCACCATCaag TTATTTTCTATGCTTGATGCACAAAGCCTTTGCTATGCTGCTGCAACTTGTTCTATGTTCTACAAATGTGCCATGGATCCCTTGTGCTATGCCAATATTGACTTGACAACTGTGGTCCCAAAAGTTAATAATGCAGTTGTGTCTACAATGATCCAACGTGCTGGAAAAGCCCTTCG GTCCCTCAAGCTTGGTATAGTTCCAGGTCCGACTTTGCCTCATGGATCTTGTCAACCATTGGTTTATGGAATTAGGAATGCTGTAGAAGTATCTAACTTTTCATGGAATGATAAAAAGACCAGACAGGGGAAGGAGTCATCCACTCTTACTAGATACTGCTTAACTCCTTTAAGTGGGGACAATGGTGCTGCTGG GGCTGTTTTGAGAGGATTGCATCTATACAATATTGAAAGAATTGACAACACATCCCTTTGTGGGGCATTGTCAGCCTGCCCATCTCTGCTTGACCTGGAAATAATTGGCCT ACATGTTGACTTGAGGCAAACATTGGTGTCAGTGAGCATGAATTGTCCCTTGATAGAGCGTTTGTTTTTTGAATCTTCAAAAACAG GAAGAGATGACAGTTTGAAATCATCAACCTGCGTGGATCTCGTAAATAATTGTCCAAATTTAACCTCACTGGCTCTAAGAGGTTTCAAGCTGTATGATTATAAACTTCGGATACTTGTTAAG GGATTTTGCAAACTAAAATATGTAGATTTTTCAACGTCATATTCTATCACCGGAAGCTTTTTGAG GAACCTTGGTGGTGACATGGGTGGGAGTTTGCTGGAAGTTTTGATTTTCCGAGACTGCATGCATCTCAAAGAG TTGGAAGTTGCCCGATTATTTGCATCAGTTCTTGCTGGGGACTTTAGATTTCTTCGATATCTT GATATATCAAACAGGGAAGGTTTGGCTGCTGCAGGTGACTCGTATGGCAGATGTTACAGTTTAAG CATCATTCCTACAAAGCAGGTATTAGAAGAAAGGCCTGATATCTGTTTGCTAGCAGAATTTCCATCAGAAGGAAG TTTTGTCGACCTTGGCCAAATGACTGATAGCGATCTAACTAGCGAGGTCAGCCTGTCATCACAATTGAGCAGTCGTGCATCAGATGGTTTGTCATTCATGTGTACGTCTGAAATCAACTATAGTAGTGACCAGACTAGTGGGAATGAGGAGGGGTAA
- the LOC118061689 gene encoding uncharacterized protein, producing MDLLKQELLKKRQTLAQDTGGKKFFKRSEIQQKEIQKLREQEKRELEAKSQRQSSSSSITSSSTTATPNSSVAASTATTTTTKNSSSTATTSKPLTVEQNIDNLVLPKQEVIRRFRFLKQPITLFGEDDDARLDRLKYVLKAGLFEVDSDMTEGQTNDFLRDIVELRKRQKSGIVSGRKRKDREDGGGEDGEGGEGDGELGGECGAGGGDNDLDSKRMKANFEELCEEDKILVFFKRLLNEWNQELDEMAEAEKRTAKGKSMVATFKQCARYLNPLFDFSRKKILPSDIRQGLLLMVECCMRRDYLAAMDHYIRLAIGNAPWPIGVTMVGIHERSAREKIYTNSVAHIMNDETTRKYLQSVKRLMTFCQRRYPTMPSKAVEFNSLANGSDLQSLLAEERVFDGNQPSEGRLRLMPAPDEN from the exons ATGGATCTCCTGAAGCAAGAGCTCCTCAAGAAACGCCAAACCCTAGCCCAAGATACCGGCGGAAAGAAATTCTTCAAGCGATCCGAAATCCAACAAAAGGAAATCCAAAAACTCCGCGAACAAGAAAAACGCGAACTCGAAGCCAAATCCCAACGccaatcctcctcctcctctatcacctcctcctccaccaccgcTACACCAAACTCCAGCGTCGCAGCCTCcaccgccaccaccaccacaaccaaAAATTCTTCTTCTACCGCCACCACATCTAAACCCCTAACCGTAGAACAAAACATCGACAACCTCGTCCTCCCCAAACAAGAAGTAATTCGCCGCTTCAGATTCCTCAAACAACCAATTACTCTATTTGGTGAAGATGACGATGCTCGTCTTGACCGGTTAAAGTATGTTCTAAAAGCTGGACTTTTTGAGGTTGATAGTGATATGACCGAGGGGCAGACCAATGATTTTTTGCGCGATATTGTAGAGTTGCGGAAGAGGCAGAAGAGTGGGATTGTGAGTGGGAGGAAGAGGAAGGACAGAGAGGATGGAGGGGGAGAGGACGGGGAGGGAGGGGAAGGGGATGGAGAGCTTGGTGGTGAGTGTGGGGCTGGTGGGGGTGATAATGATCTGGATTCAAAGCGAATGAAGGCCAATTTTGAGGAATTGTGTGAAGAGGATAAGATCTTGGTGTTTTTTAAGAGGTTGTTGAACGAGTGGAATCAAGAATTGGATGAGATGGCTGAAGCAGAGAAAAGGACGGCGAAAGGGAAGTCAATGGTGGCAACTTTCAAGCAGTGTGCTAGGTATTTGAATCCGTTGTTCGATTTTAGTAGGAAGAAG ATTCTTCCAAGTGACATTCGCCAAGGATTGCTTCTGATGGTTGAGTGCTGCATGAGGCGAGACTACTTAGCTGCAATGGATCATTATATTAGACTGGCGATTGGAAATGCACCCTGGCCAATTGGTGTTACTATGGTTGGTATCCACGAACGTTCAGCTCGTGAGAAGATTTACACCAACAGTGTGGCCCACATTATGAATGATGAAACAACTCGCAAATACTTGCAGTCAGTCAAGAGATTAATGACCTTTTGCCAACGACGGTACCCAACCATGCCGTCTAAAGCTGTGGAGTTCAACAGCCTGGCAAATGGCAGTGATTTACAGTCGTTATTGGCAGAAGAGAGGGTTTTTGATGGCAATCAACCTTCAGAAGGGAGACTTCGGCTGATGCCTGCCCCGGATGAGAATTAG